In Opitutaceae bacterium TAV5, one genomic interval encodes:
- a CDS encoding DNA polymerase sliding clamp subunit, with protein sequence MITFSLKTLREALAGLRVLKPARQTLPALRCVRVVGNSDSVRLDVATPDEHLLFEGAGHSDDIATGKVLVPWETLDGVARSADAGSDIAIEPFPQPTIRCLSGGAPVILPFRGEPPGDFPAVPTPAGRPPVGLPSAVLASMVEAADCASTESNRYLINGVFVEKHAVVATDGRQLYARNSLDLPLPDEGLVFPLSGVPAVIGKTAGGTLLFTTWKHDTSPVARLASGPWMWTTRLIPGKYLNWRQVIPKPDGYKAHLRISDEDAARLRTVLPRLPGFRDKHSPVCLTIREEGAFLNPPPHLPQVRVELGRSRVIRVPEGEDIGDVQFDANYLLGALRRGFRDLHVCDDVTPVVMRDGHRVNIWTPNRPRVGPPPAKTSATPSAAPAPEPKAADLPDAEPASPQAASTNENKNATGANPAASTTRNESTTMVAIAQPRIGNSTGTPGIVAAAPQKTHVTAAPEAQASGVDAAQQSIQRARDLLRELNGTLGNLQVFIRESVRQQKALERDHETLKKNIRALRTVEV encoded by the coding sequence ATGATAACATTCAGCCTGAAAACATTGCGCGAGGCCCTTGCCGGCCTGCGCGTCCTCAAGCCTGCCCGACAGACGCTCCCGGCGCTTCGCTGCGTGCGTGTCGTCGGCAACAGCGATTCCGTCCGGCTCGACGTCGCCACTCCCGACGAGCACCTGCTTTTCGAGGGTGCCGGACATTCCGACGATATCGCCACCGGCAAGGTGCTCGTTCCCTGGGAAACCCTGGACGGCGTCGCCAGGTCGGCGGATGCCGGGAGCGACATCGCCATCGAGCCCTTCCCGCAACCGACGATCCGTTGCCTCAGCGGCGGCGCGCCGGTCATCCTGCCGTTCAGGGGGGAGCCGCCGGGGGATTTTCCCGCCGTGCCGACTCCCGCCGGGCGTCCTCCCGTCGGCCTGCCGTCCGCTGTCCTCGCCTCGATGGTCGAGGCGGCGGACTGTGCGAGCACCGAAAGCAACCGTTACCTGATCAACGGTGTTTTTGTCGAAAAGCACGCCGTTGTCGCCACGGACGGACGCCAGCTCTACGCCCGCAACAGCCTCGATCTGCCATTGCCCGACGAGGGCCTGGTGTTCCCGCTCTCCGGAGTCCCCGCCGTCATCGGCAAGACCGCCGGTGGCACGCTGCTCTTCACGACGTGGAAACACGACACGTCCCCGGTCGCCCGGCTTGCCTCCGGCCCGTGGATGTGGACCACCCGGCTGATCCCCGGAAAATACCTGAACTGGCGGCAGGTGATCCCGAAGCCCGACGGCTACAAGGCTCACCTGCGCATCTCGGACGAGGACGCCGCCCGGCTCAGGACCGTGCTGCCCCGGCTTCCCGGATTTCGGGACAAGCACAGCCCCGTCTGCCTGACGATCCGTGAGGAAGGCGCGTTCCTGAACCCGCCGCCGCACCTGCCGCAGGTCCGCGTCGAACTCGGCAGGAGCCGGGTTATCCGCGTGCCGGAAGGCGAAGACATCGGCGACGTGCAGTTCGATGCGAACTACCTGCTCGGAGCACTCCGGCGGGGATTCCGCGACCTGCACGTTTGCGACGATGTGACCCCGGTCGTCATGCGCGACGGCCACCGCGTGAACATCTGGACTCCCAACCGTCCCCGTGTCGGTCCGCCTCCGGCCAAAACGTCAGCCACTCCGTCCGCCGCCCCGGCTCCGGAGCCGAAGGCGGCGGATCTCCCGGATGCGGAGCCTGCCTCACCGCAGGCCGCATCCACCAACGAAAACAAAAACGCGACCGGGGCCAACCCGGCCGCATCCACAACCCGCAACGAAAGCACAACCATGGTAGCCATCGCACAACCACGCATCGGCAACAGCACCGGCACTCCCGGCATTGTCGCCGCCGCGCCGCAAAAAACGCACGTCACCGCCGCGCCGGAGGCCCAGGCTTCCGGCGTCGATGCCGCGCAGCAGTCGATCCAGCGCGCCCGCGATCTCCTCCGGGAGTTGAACGGCACGCTGGGCAACCTTCAGGTTTTTATCCGCGAATCGGTCCGCCAGCAAAAGGCGCTCGAACGCGACCATGAAACCCTGAAGAAAAACATCCGCGCCCTTCGCACGGTCGAAGTGTAG